The following are encoded in a window of Magnolia sinica isolate HGM2019 chromosome 11, MsV1, whole genome shotgun sequence genomic DNA:
- the LOC131219504 gene encoding uncharacterized protein LOC131219504: MALTNFILTVAGVSAVVLLLRSDVKQSATIFRRNIRQIRQWLEEESASTKAAEKMKPKELESQVPEKDVSKDKH; this comes from the exons ATGGCTTTGACGAATTTCATCCTCACTGTCGCCGGTGTTAGTGCTGTTGTCCTCCTCCTTCGGAGTGATGTCAAACAGTCCGCTACCATTTTCAGACGCAACATTCGTCAAATTCGGCAATGGCTTGAGGAAGAATCTGCTTCAACTAA GGCTGCAGAGAAGATGAAACCCAAGGAATTGGAATCTCAGGTCCCTGAGAAAGATGTTTCCAAAGACAAGCATTGA